In Gemmata obscuriglobus, a single genomic region encodes these proteins:
- the rpsB gene encoding 30S ribosomal protein S2 has translation MALVDVKVLLEAGVHYGHRASRWNPKMRPYIYGKRNLIHIIDLRETVRGLLRAYRYLSQVVGKGGLVMFVGTKRQAKEIVEREAQRCGMPFVSERWLGGTLTNYRTIRNRLKRLQELEAMWLPQGENPNRVDLNSHIASMMTEAGKLDPALAPDTADILTHSKKMISTLSRELLKIRRNLMGIRDMIKPPDALVIVGPNKEHIAVKEAKRMGVTTIALIDTDSDPDPVDLPIPGNDDSIRSIEVVLAKLADACLEGRAALPPEQQGLPKRAPQPPRQQPQQPPTDTNPAPAGAV, from the coding sequence GTGGCTCTCGTAGACGTGAAAGTGCTGCTCGAAGCGGGCGTCCATTACGGTCACCGGGCCAGCCGGTGGAACCCGAAGATGCGCCCCTACATCTATGGCAAGCGCAACCTGATTCACATCATCGACCTGCGCGAAACCGTGCGCGGGCTGCTCCGCGCCTACCGCTACCTCTCTCAGGTGGTAGGCAAGGGCGGGCTGGTGATGTTCGTCGGCACCAAGCGGCAGGCGAAGGAGATCGTTGAGCGGGAGGCGCAGCGCTGCGGCATGCCTTTCGTCAGCGAGCGCTGGCTGGGCGGCACCCTCACGAACTACCGGACCATCCGCAACCGCCTCAAGCGGCTCCAGGAACTCGAAGCGATGTGGCTCCCGCAAGGGGAGAACCCGAACCGCGTCGACCTGAACTCGCACATCGCCTCCATGATGACGGAAGCGGGCAAGCTCGACCCCGCGCTCGCGCCGGACACGGCCGACATCCTGACGCACTCCAAGAAGATGATCTCGACCTTGAGCCGCGAGCTGCTCAAGATCCGCCGCAACCTGATGGGCATCCGCGACATGATCAAGCCGCCCGACGCGCTGGTCATCGTCGGCCCCAACAAGGAACACATCGCGGTGAAGGAAGCGAAGCGCATGGGGGTCACCACCATCGCGCTGATCGACACCGACTCGGACCCGGACCCCGTCGACCTGCCGATCCCGGGCAACGACGACAGCATCCGCTCGATCGAGGTGGTTCTCGCGAAGCTGGCCGACGCCTGCCTTGAGGGCCGCGCGGCGCTGCCGCCGGAGCAGCAGGGTTTGCCGAAGCGCGCCCCGCAGC